The following proteins are co-located in the Flectobacillus major DSM 103 genome:
- a CDS encoding polysaccharide biosynthesis protein, whose amino-acid sequence MSKPLLSKYSNKFVSRWLILGIDICITLISFVLAYLLRHNFNVLAINWTLAQYHFLFLLYIRLGSFFFFRSYTGIIRYTSIEDAMTIFKVITLSTGIAGGMSLLVRYWGDIDTPFYVPLSILVIEYFICIFLLITSRFLVKSVYDTLVADINPHIDVIIYGAGTTGLITKNVLMNDKTKNYNILGFIDDNEAKSNKTIEGVRVYTPNHALNKLIDNQSNTDVIVAINNLSNTKKRQISDLFLEKGIIVKTLPPVDKWVGGEFAVNQLHNINIEDLLSRDPIQIDNLQISKEINSKVILVTGAAGSIGSEIIRQLLSFFPAKIILVDQAESALYDLEFEIRKKIPNNTQVQVVIADVSDSNRMRRIFHSAKPHIVFHAAAYKHVPLMENNPYEAIRVNVLGTRVIADLSAEYHVDKFIMVSTDKAVNPTNVMGASKRLAEMYTQSMNHVSGIQTKFIATRFGNVLGSNGSVIPLFKKQIESGGPITVTHPEITRYFMTIPEACQLVLEAAAMGNGGEVFVFDMGDSVKIVDLAKKMIVLSGLRIDYDIKIEYSGLRPGEKLYEELLNNNENTLPTHHSKIMIAKVVTPSYTQMEIALDDLASSLYECSSKTLVTKIKHIVPEYISNNSIYEELDRKKI is encoded by the coding sequence ATGTCAAAACCTTTACTCAGCAAATATTCCAATAAGTTTGTATCAAGATGGCTTATACTAGGAATAGACATTTGTATAACGCTTATATCCTTTGTTCTTGCCTATTTATTAAGGCATAACTTTAATGTATTAGCTATCAATTGGACATTAGCACAATATCATTTTTTATTTTTATTATATATCCGTCTAGGCAGTTTTTTCTTTTTCCGCTCATACACAGGCATTATTCGATACACTAGTATTGAGGATGCCATGACCATATTTAAAGTCATAACCTTGAGCACTGGTATTGCAGGGGGTATGTCTTTATTGGTTAGATATTGGGGCGATATAGATACTCCTTTTTATGTTCCCCTGTCTATTTTGGTGATTGAGTATTTCATTTGTATTTTCTTATTAATAACCTCACGATTTCTTGTTAAATCAGTGTATGACACACTAGTTGCAGATATAAACCCTCATATTGATGTTATCATTTATGGAGCAGGAACAACGGGGTTAATTACTAAAAATGTTTTGATGAACGATAAAACCAAAAATTATAACATTCTTGGTTTTATTGATGATAATGAGGCAAAATCCAATAAAACAATCGAGGGAGTAAGAGTATACACTCCTAACCATGCTCTCAACAAGCTTATTGATAATCAATCAAACACTGATGTAATTGTGGCTATCAATAACCTTTCTAACACTAAAAAAAGACAAATTAGTGACCTATTTTTAGAAAAAGGGATTATTGTAAAAACCTTACCTCCTGTCGATAAATGGGTTGGAGGTGAATTTGCGGTTAATCAATTACATAATATCAACATTGAGGATTTACTAAGTAGAGACCCCATTCAGATAGATAATCTTCAAATCAGCAAAGAAATTAATAGTAAGGTAATTCTCGTAACGGGAGCAGCAGGTTCTATTGGAAGTGAGATTATCCGACAATTACTGTCTTTTTTCCCTGCAAAAATCATTTTAGTAGATCAAGCAGAATCAGCATTATATGATCTAGAATTTGAAATTCGTAAGAAAATTCCTAACAATACACAAGTACAAGTTGTCATTGCTGATGTATCGGATAGCAACCGAATGAGACGAATATTCCATAGTGCCAAGCCTCATATTGTGTTTCATGCAGCAGCCTATAAGCATGTTCCTTTGATGGAAAACAACCCATACGAGGCCATACGCGTGAATGTACTAGGAACAAGAGTTATTGCAGACCTCTCTGCCGAATACCATGTTGATAAATTTATTATGGTATCGACAGACAAAGCTGTTAATCCAACAAATGTAATGGGGGCATCAAAGCGTTTAGCAGAAATGTATACCCAAAGTATGAATCATGTGTCGGGTATTCAAACCAAATTTATTGCCACAAGGTTTGGTAATGTACTAGGTTCAAATGGTTCAGTAATTCCACTTTTTAAAAAACAAATAGAAAGTGGTGGTCCTATAACGGTAACACACCCCGAAATTACTCGCTACTTTATGACAATCCCAGAGGCTTGTCAACTAGTTTTAGAAGCCGCTGCGATGGGTAATGGAGGAGAAGTTTTTGTATTTGATATGGGCGATTCAGTTAAGATTGTAGATTTAGCCAAGAAGATGATAGTACTTTCTGGTCTCAGGATTGACTACGATATTAAAATTGAATATTCAGGATTAAGACCTGGCGAAAAGCTATACGAAGAACTCCTTAATAATAATGAGAATACCCTACCAACTCATCATTCTAAAATAATGATAGCAAAGGTAGTAACACCGAGCTATACTCAGATGGAAATAGCCCTCGATGATTTAGCGTCTTCATTATACGAATGTTCTAGTAAAACGCTAGTTACCAAAATAAAGCATATTGTACCCGAATACATTAGTAATAACTCCATTTATGAAGAGTTAGACCGCAAAAAAATATAA
- a CDS encoding glycosyltransferase: MKNNIETIISNISIIMVLYNRKPDKSEAFISLHESAKNLNTIFHIILVDNSPLPLFTKSELREFKHFTIEYLHNSDNPGVSKAYNQGVRIAKENKKQWVLLSDQDTTFPIDALKQYINAIIEDSTEKVFVPLLHFTQGIFSPVKYSMGRGWMLSTIRRGKHSFKKYSVVNSGILIFIETFVNAGGYKESVKLDFSDFVFIERVKKVHTTFTLLNLDCTQEASFDVNTTLESALIRFQYYCEGARNMEYSHFSDRLCKFFVLLRGIKLAIHYNSSQFIFRSFTSLNLRLKL, translated from the coding sequence ATGAAAAATAATATTGAGACCATCATTAGTAATATATCAATTATTATGGTGCTCTACAACAGAAAACCAGATAAAAGTGAAGCCTTTATATCATTACATGAATCGGCTAAGAATCTTAATACTATCTTCCATATAATTTTAGTAGATAATAGTCCTTTGCCATTATTTACGAAGAGTGAGCTACGAGAATTCAAGCATTTTACTATAGAGTATTTACATAATTCTGACAATCCAGGAGTAAGTAAAGCTTATAATCAAGGAGTGCGTATTGCAAAAGAAAATAAAAAACAGTGGGTTCTGTTATCTGATCAAGATACAACATTTCCTATTGATGCACTTAAACAATATATAAATGCTATAATAGAAGATAGCACCGAAAAAGTATTTGTACCATTACTACATTTTACACAAGGTATTTTCTCCCCTGTAAAATATTCGATGGGTCGAGGATGGATGTTATCAACTATCAGAAGAGGCAAACATTCATTCAAAAAATATTCAGTAGTAAATAGTGGTATTCTCATATTCATAGAAACATTCGTTAATGCAGGAGGTTACAAAGAATCTGTAAAACTTGATTTTAGTGATTTTGTATTTATAGAGCGAGTAAAAAAAGTACATACCACTTTTACCTTACTAAATCTAGACTGCACACAAGAAGCCTCATTTGATGTGAATACTACACTAGAGAGTGCCTTGATACGTTTTCAATATTACTGTGAGGGAGCAAGGAATATGGAGTATAGTCATTTTAGCGATCGATTGTGTAAGTTCTTTGTGTTACTAAGAGGTATTAAATTAGCAATACATTATAATAGTAGTCAATTTATATTTCGCTCTTTTACATCATTAAATTTACGTCTAAAACTATGA
- a CDS encoding NAD-dependent epimerase/dehydratase family protein, whose product MKSLHITGTTGFVGSNLIEFLKDYPINRINLREALITDLTVDDGDVYIHLAGKAHDLKNVDNADEYYEVNFQKTVSLYNAFLKSKASKFIFISSVKAVADQVEGFLTEQMKANPATHYGKSKLMAEEYIQKQPLPTDKAYYILRPCMIHGPGNKGNLNLLYQVVKNNIPYPLAKFTNQRSFLSIDNLCFVIGELIVRNDIPSGIYNLADDEPISTNRLIELISESLGKKPKLWNINRSVIIKMAQIGSILKLPLTTERLQKLTENYLVSNQKIKNAINKPLPITSQEGIIMTVQSFQKTK is encoded by the coding sequence ATGAAATCACTCCATATTACAGGAACAACAGGGTTTGTAGGCTCTAATCTTATTGAATTCCTAAAAGATTATCCTATTAATCGTATCAATCTTCGTGAAGCACTGATTACTGATTTGACGGTTGATGATGGCGATGTCTATATCCATTTGGCAGGAAAAGCCCATGATTTGAAGAATGTTGATAATGCCGATGAATATTATGAAGTTAATTTTCAGAAAACAGTGTCTTTGTATAATGCTTTTTTGAAGTCTAAAGCTAGTAAATTTATTTTTATTAGCTCGGTTAAGGCTGTGGCAGACCAAGTCGAAGGTTTTTTGACTGAACAAATGAAGGCTAATCCAGCTACTCATTATGGCAAATCAAAGCTTATGGCCGAAGAATATATACAAAAACAGCCTCTACCTACTGATAAGGCCTATTATATTCTGAGGCCTTGTATGATTCATGGCCCTGGCAATAAAGGAAATCTTAATTTGCTATATCAGGTTGTAAAAAATAATATCCCTTATCCTTTGGCTAAATTTACCAATCAGAGGTCTTTCCTTAGCATTGATAACCTATGCTTTGTTATAGGTGAGCTTATTGTACGAAACGATATTCCATCGGGTATATATAACCTTGCCGATGATGAGCCTATTTCGACTAATCGACTCATCGAATTAATTAGTGAATCACTCGGTAAAAAGCCTAAACTGTGGAATATCAATCGCTCTGTAATTATCAAAATGGCTCAAATTGGCTCAATCTTGAAGTTGCCACTAACCACCGAACGGCTACAGAAACTTACAGAAAATTATTTGGTGAGTAATCAGAAAATCAAGAATGCTATTAACAAACCTCTGCCGATTACATCGCAAGAGGGAATTATAATGACTGTCCAATCTTTTCAAAAAACTAAATAA
- a CDS encoding MraY family glycosyltransferase: MPNFTFLVLSFLFLFLIELLYLKIADHYNIIDKPNQRSSHSQITIRGGGIIFFVAALVYWGYAMQYTYFFIGLTLVALVSFIDDIMTLPNRYRLPFQFLVIVLALIQLEVPLNNIFVWVGLTIIGVGFINAYNFMDGINGITGGYSLITLLTLWYINISQTQFIENEFLLCIIASLLVFNIFNFRKKALCFAGDIGSISIACIIFFLLIKLILIHQNPLYILLLSVYGIDSVFTIIHRLILRQNIFEAHRLHLYQILVNNLKIPHLVTSIIYIAIQAIINIFVIATQSVITISPWVSIGGVLTILGTIYVMIKTKLLKIRP, translated from the coding sequence ATGCCCAATTTTACATTCCTTGTCCTTAGTTTTCTGTTTTTATTTTTAATTGAACTTCTTTATTTAAAAATAGCAGACCATTACAATATTATTGACAAACCCAACCAAAGAAGCTCGCACTCTCAAATAACGATTCGTGGTGGTGGTATCATTTTTTTTGTGGCAGCCTTAGTATATTGGGGGTATGCTATGCAGTACACCTATTTCTTTATAGGTTTGACCCTTGTGGCGTTGGTAAGCTTTATTGATGATATTATGACACTCCCCAATCGTTATAGGCTTCCATTTCAGTTTTTAGTCATCGTTTTAGCACTCATTCAGCTAGAAGTACCTCTAAATAATATCTTTGTTTGGGTAGGGCTTACTATTATAGGAGTTGGTTTTATTAATGCCTATAACTTTATGGATGGCATTAATGGTATTACAGGAGGTTACAGTCTTATAACCTTATTAACGCTTTGGTATATCAATATTTCGCAGACCCAATTCATTGAAAATGAGTTTCTTCTTTGTATTATTGCTAGCTTATTGGTATTCAACATTTTCAACTTCAGAAAAAAGGCATTATGCTTTGCTGGCGATATTGGAAGTATTTCGATAGCCTGTATTATTTTTTTCTTACTAATTAAATTAATTTTGATTCATCAAAACCCTTTATATATCCTACTTTTGTCTGTCTATGGTATCGACAGTGTTTTCACTATTATTCATAGACTTATATTACGGCAAAATATATTTGAAGCGCATCGCTTACATTTGTATCAAATTTTAGTCAATAACCTAAAAATACCTCATTTAGTCACTAGTATTATCTATATTGCTATTCAGGCGATTATCAATATTTTTGTTATTGCAACACAATCTGTAATAACCATATCGCCTTGGGTGTCTATTGGGGGTGTACTTACCATATTGGGAACAATTTATGTTATGATAAAAACCAAACTACTGAAAATCAGACCGTAA
- a CDS encoding bZIP transcription factor → MKIRLLLSASLLIGCAMNLSAQTITAPTGQSLIIANPVNITGGSVNIKADSAYKIGGKTILSIKGFQNIFLGDSSGVINSGTNNTFVGKNAGAKNTSGASNMFLGSFAGYRNISGAANTFIGVSAGEGNTTGGNNLFMGTAAGAANGGGNLNTFIGVNAGRFNQNADGNAFIGLSAGYNNTSGYYNTSIGTYAGQGNTSGFFNTFIGAGSGNNITTGSSNIFIGFQAGTTAGTGNITNAVAIGSNAVVGVSNAIVLGNNASVGIGTSDPITNGAKLVVVGAGSGANVLQLRNLPNKTVTTGLKQLFADASGNIVTFSSTTSQSTNAVSEGTSVISSDNWLLTKNGFLKNNNPKGIIIGEGIESLPSGYNLYVTEGVLTEKVKVALKNSDEWADYVFDKKYNRMTLSQVEKYIQQNKHLPNVPSAAEMVENGNDLHKTDIKLLEKIEELTLYMIELKKENQQMKKAIKALTKRKR, encoded by the coding sequence ATGAAAATACGTCTATTATTATCTGCAAGTTTATTAATAGGCTGTGCTATGAATCTTTCGGCACAGACCATTACAGCACCGACAGGTCAAAGCCTTATTATCGCCAACCCTGTAAATATTACAGGAGGTAGTGTCAATATCAAAGCCGATAGTGCTTATAAAATTGGAGGGAAAACAATATTAAGTATTAAAGGTTTTCAAAATATCTTTTTAGGTGATAGCTCAGGAGTTATCAATTCTGGTACTAATAATACATTTGTAGGCAAAAATGCTGGTGCAAAGAATACATCAGGAGCAAGCAATATGTTTCTAGGCTCATTTGCAGGATACAGAAATATATCAGGAGCAGCTAATACTTTTATCGGTGTAAGTGCTGGAGAGGGTAATACAACAGGAGGAAATAACCTATTCATGGGTACTGCTGCTGGAGCTGCAAATGGAGGAGGGAATCTTAATACATTCATTGGTGTTAATGCAGGACGATTTAATCAAAATGCCGATGGTAATGCATTTATTGGATTGTCTGCTGGATACAATAATACATCAGGGTACTACAATACAAGTATTGGAACCTATGCCGGTCAAGGTAACACATCTGGCTTCTTTAATACTTTTATTGGAGCAGGCTCAGGGAATAATATTACAACAGGAAGTTCTAATATATTTATAGGTTTTCAAGCAGGCACAACAGCTGGAACTGGAAATATTACCAACGCTGTTGCCATTGGTTCTAATGCTGTTGTAGGTGTTTCTAACGCCATCGTTTTAGGCAACAACGCAAGTGTTGGTATTGGTACAAGCGACCCTATTACCAACGGTGCTAAATTAGTGGTGGTAGGTGCTGGTAGTGGTGCAAATGTACTACAGTTAAGAAACCTTCCTAATAAAACTGTTACTACAGGGTTAAAACAATTATTTGCTGATGCAAGTGGCAATATCGTAACATTTAGCTCAACTACGTCACAATCAACTAATGCTGTGTCTGAAGGAACTAGTGTAATATCGTCTGATAACTGGCTACTAACTAAAAATGGTTTTTTGAAAAACAATAACCCTAAAGGAATTATCATTGGTGAAGGTATCGAAAGCCTTCCTAGTGGCTATAACTTATATGTTACAGAAGGTGTCTTAACAGAAAAAGTTAAAGTAGCTCTTAAAAACTCCGATGAATGGGCAGATTATGTCTTTGACAAAAAATATAACCGTATGACGTTGAGTCAAGTTGAGAAGTATATTCAACAAAACAAACACTTACCTAATGTTCCATCTGCTGCTGAAATGGTTGAAAACGGTAATGATTTGCATAAAACCGATATTAAATTATTGGAGAAAATAGAAGAATTAACACTTTATATGATTGAATTGAAAAAAGAAAACCAACAAATGAAAAAAGCTATCAAAGCTCTTACTAAACGTAAACGTTAG
- a CDS encoding glycosyltransferase family 2 protein: MKISVCIATFNGERYIKEQLNSILVQLGENDEIIISDDSSTDGTVDIIKSFADSRIKIFENQHFHNVIFNIEHSLKQATGKYIFLADQDDVWLPQKVSETLEYLTLYDLVISDLQVVDGDLVPMNEQSTKIPNLNPLKVIIKNPYIGCCMAFNRNVLNNTLPFPKYIPMHDMWIGVIASLYFKPYFLNKKLIYYRRHGSNLSYTGETSQYPFIKKISFRLNLLKAIVYAHFKKRV; encoded by the coding sequence ATGAAAATATCAGTCTGCATAGCCACCTTTAACGGAGAAAGATATATTAAAGAACAGCTTAACTCTATACTTGTACAACTCGGTGAAAATGATGAAATCATTATTTCAGATGATTCATCTACTGATGGTACTGTTGATATCATTAAAAGTTTTGCAGATTCTAGGATTAAAATATTTGAAAACCAACACTTTCATAATGTCATATTTAATATAGAACATTCCCTGAAACAAGCTACGGGAAAGTATATATTTTTAGCAGATCAAGATGATGTCTGGCTACCTCAGAAAGTATCAGAAACCCTTGAATATCTTACTCTCTATGACTTAGTTATTTCAGACTTGCAGGTTGTGGATGGCGATTTAGTACCAATGAATGAACAATCGACAAAAATACCTAATCTTAACCCTCTAAAGGTTATTATTAAAAATCCTTATATTGGGTGTTGTATGGCATTTAATAGAAATGTACTCAATAATACATTGCCCTTTCCTAAATATATCCCTATGCATGATATGTGGATTGGAGTTATAGCCTCTTTGTACTTTAAACCATACTTTCTCAATAAGAAACTTATTTATTATAGGCGACATGGAAGTAATCTATCTTATACAGGAGAAACAAGCCAATATCCTTTTATTAAAAAAATATCATTCAGACTGAATTTATTAAAAGCAATAGTGTATGCCCATTTCAAAAAAAGAGTATGA
- a CDS encoding 3-coathanger stack domain-containing protein — MKKIIRLLILSIVTIPSGYVMGQEQSVELKDAISYGSTQHIQAVEKIRASNLVESKSKVHYEAGQSVTMLPGFSTEKGTAFKASIGKVTPSANAESLAVSLNASPNPFAESTEIQFYLPQAGKVSLSVSNITGIEVTRLIDDEYKEAGMHKVKFEGNNKVSGVYLYTLKTERSVISNKMSKF; from the coding sequence ATGAAAAAAATCATTCGTTTACTTATCCTGTCGATTGTCACTATTCCTAGTGGGTACGTGATGGGACAAGAACAGAGTGTTGAACTAAAAGATGCTATATCTTACGGTAGCACCCAGCACATTCAAGCTGTCGAAAAAATACGAGCTAGTAATTTAGTCGAATCTAAGTCGAAAGTGCACTATGAGGCAGGGCAATCGGTAACAATGTTACCAGGTTTTTCAACTGAAAAAGGAACGGCATTTAAAGCTAGTATAGGAAAAGTAACACCCTCCGCTAATGCAGAATCTTTAGCTGTTAGTCTTAATGCTAGTCCAAATCCTTTTGCTGAAAGTACTGAAATCCAATTTTATCTTCCTCAAGCAGGTAAGGTTTCCTTATCGGTGAGTAATATCACGGGGATTGAGGTAACTCGCCTTATCGACGATGAATATAAAGAGGCAGGAATGCATAAAGTCAAATTTGAAGGAAATAATAAGGTATCGGGGGTTTATCTTTATACCTTGAAAACAGAACGATCTGTAATATCTAATAAAATGTCGAAATTTTAG
- a CDS encoding glycosyltransferase family 2 protein produces MPISKKEYDVTCSLVTYQNTFDDIKQAIDSFLNTDLKIKLFVIDNSPTDTLKVFGDYNKNIEYIFNNKNVGFGAGHNIAIRKSIELSKCHLILNPDIEYKKGNLEKLFNHIVENKDIGLIAPKVYYQDGSIQYLCRKLPTPFDFFAKRLIPKLLLPLFQQQLDEYEFKHFNYDKTIEIPFISGCFMLIRTDVFSKVGLFDENIFMYTEDIDISRRIGKDYKTIFFPEAEVFHGYARESAKNWKLFIISIKSAIYYFNKWGWFWDKNRAIINNKALNQLK; encoded by the coding sequence ATGCCCATTTCAAAAAAAGAGTATGATGTAACCTGCTCACTAGTGACTTATCAAAATACATTTGATGATATCAAACAAGCTATTGATAGTTTTTTAAATACTGACTTAAAAATTAAACTATTCGTTATAGATAACTCCCCAACTGATACATTAAAAGTATTCGGTGATTATAACAAAAATATTGAATATATTTTCAATAATAAGAACGTAGGCTTTGGAGCAGGACACAATATCGCTATCCGTAAGTCAATTGAATTATCTAAATGTCACCTGATACTAAACCCTGATATAGAATATAAAAAAGGTAACCTAGAGAAATTATTCAATCATATCGTCGAAAATAAAGATATTGGCCTTATAGCTCCTAAAGTTTACTACCAAGATGGCTCTATTCAGTATTTGTGTAGAAAACTGCCTACTCCATTTGACTTTTTCGCTAAAAGATTGATTCCTAAATTATTATTACCTTTATTTCAGCAACAATTGGATGAATATGAGTTTAAGCATTTTAACTATGACAAAACTATCGAAATACCATTTATTTCTGGTTGCTTCATGCTAATTAGAACGGATGTATTCTCAAAAGTGGGACTCTTTGATGAAAATATTTTTATGTATACTGAAGACATAGATATTTCAAGAAGAATTGGAAAAGATTATAAAACCATTTTCTTCCCTGAGGCAGAAGTGTTTCATGGGTATGCCAGAGAATCAGCTAAAAATTGGAAGCTATTTATTATTTCTATAAAAAGTGCTATCTATTATTTTAACAAATGGGGGTGGTTTTGGGATAAAAATAGAGCAATCATTAATAATAAGGCTTTAAATCAGTTAAAATGA